The Neurospora crassa OR74A linkage group V, whole genome shotgun sequence sequence TGAAGTGAAGCATCAGCATGTAATTGTTGGTGGCATTCTTTGCTGCAAGCAAGGCTTAAACCCAGCCAGTTAACTAAAGCTGGAGGGATAGAGCTTATTCAACGTGTTGTCCGCAAATCGATTCCCTACACCTCGACTAGAGGAGATACGATACtagctatatatagataggtaccttTAGTACGGCGAACACCCAGCATGCAAAGATGCGTATTGAATTGGAACAGATCTTCTCGGCACACAGTTCAAGCTTCATCAActtctcatcatcttctcaaGAGCTGAATTATGAATGTAGTCTGTTGTCACACAAAGCTCTTCTCTAACTGCAGAACTCCGTTACCTGTATTTCTGTCACTTGGGCCTACCACAATTCTGTTACTCTTGTGGTCCCGCAGTCCTGTTCAACCTGCTTCCAGCTCAAATCATAATGCCTACCCATCATCCCCACAGCTCAAACAGCAGTCGGCTTCCTACTTCCCCCTCCACTCCCACCACTGCCACCGCTTCCTCCGCTTCCACTCCTCTTCttaccaccgccaccaccaccaccaccaccaccgcccgtACTCATCCACTCCCCAAACAACCAATAAGGCCCAAAGCTCGAAACCAGCAACACCGCGGTAACCGCAAAGAAACTTGCCCAGTTTCCCTGCTGGATCTCCGGCATCACTTTTTTACTTTCACCCCACTGCTGCTGTTTGTacggttgttgctgttcctGCTGATGGTACCCCGTCGACCCCGACCCCGACCCCGACCACCACTGCTGTTttccctcttcatcttcttcttcttgctgctgctgccaccgcGCCTGCTGTCTAGCCGCCTCGCTCCTTCTTGCATGCGACTTTTTGAGGTTTTCCCATAGTTGCTCGTGGGTGCGCGTGTGTTGCTCGCTGTTGAAGTGAGGTGCCGAAGCGGGGTTGAATGCTTGGGACCATTCTTGTTTCGGTCCTCCTGTACTCGCCCCCTCACCTCGCGTTtgacctggacctggacctggacctggacctggaccaCCCCcgtactgctgctgctgctgctgtgaagAGTACCCCGTACTCTGTTGCCACTCCCTCTTCACCTTTTGCTCCCCGTACCCGCCTTGTTTGAAGAAGCTAGGCGGGGGAGCGCCCTGTGTCGTTGAGCGGCGCTTGGACAGGCCAGAGGCTGGGCGGCCGCCGGCCGGAccgacggaggaggagtggtgCGAGCCGTGGGCGCGGGCGCGTAAATGGAGACGGAGGACGTCACGGTCGTAGCGGGCGCGTTTGTCGGCGTGGGAGAGGGTAGAGTAAGCTTCGGAGATGCGCATGAAGCGGTGGGAGGCGTGCGGGTCCGAAGGGTTGTGGTCGGGGTGGTGGGTTTTGGAGAGGTGGTAGAAGgatctgttgttgctgttagTTTACGGTGTTGTTTCACATAAGGGATGATACCTAGGCAGGGTATGTAGAGGGATTGAAAGTAAAGATGGACTGTTGGCGCAGTAAGGGTGAAAGTGTAGAGACATGTAATGGGATATAGTGAAAGAGGTGGACCGCGAGTTGGTGTAAGTGATAAGAAAAGTGTGGTGGAGTTTTGCGATAGGAAGCTCAAGAAAAGGCATAGCCACTTTTTGATTTCCGCCTGGGTGGCGTCGAAATGAACGTTCAACGTCTCATAGTGATTGTTGTGGTGTTCAGGCTCTTGACGGCCGGTTTGTAGAGTACGCGAAATGGTAAAGTTGCGAGAGACTTTCAAGTTGTTCGCGACGTTAACTCTCGCAGTGGTGATAATCGAGGGTGGAGGAGTGGAAAGATGAGGGGAACCACGACGGCATTGGCGACCAAGAGGGCGCAAGGCCGCACCGAAAGAGCTGTAGTGAACTGGCATTCCTCATCCCGTTCTCGCTGGGCTTATAGATGATCCTTCATGTCCTCTCAAATGAAGAAACACCCAGGCGCAATCGACGTTCCTTGTTGACGGTAGGGTTGGTTTCCTTAGCTTCGAGCCTGATACGATAACGACAGGATCCCTGCCGCCGGTGACGCAGTGACATAATCGAGGCACAATGTCCTCGAAGCTCTGGCCACCTCACCGCCCGCCCCGTGAGATGCATCCCCTTCAATTGGGACAAGCCTGCAATATCCGGATAACGCGGCAAGGGCAAGCTGGGTCGGGTCAGCTCATGCAGCGTTGAACATGTCAATTCAAGGGCGCTGGGGGCGTACCGCTGCAACCCCGCGTTTGTGAACGTCGCGCCCTGTAGTCCCTACACGGAGCGCTGTGAGTGGTCAGCCGTCAATTTTCTGACCATCCAATGGGGCGATAAGCGATACGTTGGGAGCTTTGGATGGTGGGGATTGAACTTTTGTTTGGTTGAAGAGCATCagcttcccttcttcttcaacaacaaacacTTTGTCTGTTCCTCTTGACATCTTTCTGGTCAGGAGACATCAAACAGACAAGATGGCAGCTCAAGCAGCCCCAGCAGAAGAGCTTAGCAAGCTCAGCGGTATGGACTTCAACATCCTCCCGACACCCTGCATCACGGCGCAACCGTAAAGGTCACCACTGACTTGCTGTATCCGAAAAATAGTCGACGAGACCAAGCCCGCTCCCGCGGCGGCCAACGGTAACGACAGCGATGCCGAGTCCGGTGACGAGGAAGCCGAGGAGGGCGCTGCCGCCCCTGCCGCCGGtgccgccaagaagaagaagaagagaaagcccaagaagaagaagaaggccccGACCAGCCAGAGCGAGCCTCCGCGTGTCCTCGTCTCGCAGCTCTTCCCCAACAACCAGTACcccaagggcgaggaggtcGAATACGTCAACGACAACCTGAACCGGGTTACCAACGAGGAGAAGCGCCATCTCGACAATCTCAACCAGGAGTTCTTGACCGATTACCGCCACGCCGCCGAGGTGCACAGACAGGTTCGCCAGTGGGCGCAAAAGAGCATCAAGCCCGGCCAGACCCTGACCGAGATCGCCGAGAACATTGAGGATAGTGTGCGTGCCTTGACCGGCCACAGCGGTCTCGAGGAGGGCGACGCTCTCATCGCCGGTATGGGTTTCCCTACTGGTCTCTCCATCAACCACTGCGCGGCGCACTACACCCCCAACGCTGGCAACAAGATGGTTCTGCAGGAGGACGACGTCATGAAGGTGGATTTCGGTGTGCACGTCAACGGCCGCATCGTCGACAGCGCCTTCACTGTCGCCTTCAACCCCCGCTACGACCCCCTTctcgaggccgtcaaggccGCCACCAACGCCGGTATCAAGGAGGCCGGTATCGACGTGCGTGTGGGCGACATTGGTGCCGCCATCCAGGAGGTCATGGAGAGCTACGAGGTTGAGATCAACGGTCAGATGCTTCCCGTCAAGTCCATCCGCAACTTGAACGGCCACACCATCAACCACTACAGCATCCACGGCACCAAGAGCGTGCCGATTGTCAAGAGCAACGACCAGaccaagatggaggagggcgatGTCTTTGCCATTGAGACTTTCGGTAGCACGGGCAACGGCTACGTGCatgaggagggtgaggtTTCGCACTACGCCAAGCGTGGTGATGCAGCCAAGGTCGATCTCCGTCTGTCCTCTGCCAAGTCCTTGTTGAACGTGATCACCAAGAACTTTGGTACTCTTCCTTTCTGCAGGCGTTACATTGATCGTTTGGGTCAGGACAAGTATCTTCTCGGGGTAAGTTTTTGATGTTCGCTGTCTGTCAGCCCGAATCATTCTGTTGCTAATCGATGCGTGTTACAGTTGAACAACCTTGTGTCACAGGGTATTGTCGAGGCTTATCCCCCATTGGTTGATAAGAAGGGCTCTTACACTGCCCAGTATGAGCACACCATTCTGCTCAGACCTACCGTGAAGGAGGTTATCAGCCGTGGTGATGATTTCTAAGGGATTAATGGGGTAGCATAGCATAGGATAGGGTACGACAAAAAAAGTTCGGGATTTGTTTGGTTCGCGTTTTCTTCCTGTAATGTTGCTTGTAAAAGATTGTAGCACCACGAGTTCATGGTGATGAGTGCGCTTTGACAGGGAGAGGTGAAGGAAAGCTCGAGCCAGCCAGAAACTCAGCAGCGCGCAGCCATCAATCTACAGAGTGCTAGGACGTTTTGACACTTGGTTCGTCAATCTGTAACGGTTGTTTTAGCTGATGGCAGGGATTTAACGCTGGAAGTTTGAACTCGTTTAGCACATGAAAACTAACGTGTCATGTTTCAATATAGCTGGCTGTCGACCAGAGACGGAGGACAACCGGAGCATGTGCGGAGCTTCGAGAGCCAAGCCGGTCCCAAGAGATCCACTCGTACTCCGTGCAGGCCGCACAAATCGGACCCAGCGATCCACAACCGTACCGTACCGATACAGAGGCTCAAAAATTCCACGGCTTTCCAAATTGTCAATCAGCGGCGAAGAGTGACGGAAGCGATCACGGAGGCGGAGTGATCGACATCTGGGGATGACGGAGGTATGCCGGCTGTGACGTCTGCGGCTTTGTCAGATTCGCCGTGTCCGACCTGTCTAACCGAGGTGTGCGAATAAAAGACAGAACACTTTCTGGTGGGTTTTTGGTGCCAGTGTGTTCGGACTATTTTTTCCACACCTCGCCAAGCTGAGGCTGGTGGAGATTGACTGTGGAAAATGTGGCTCATCCCATTGGCTGACTGCGCAGCTGCGTTGccacttttttttctggttTATCACGGACCCGATAAGAATTCGTGAGACACGGGTGTGAACGGACCAACGGGGCTCAGTGAGCCACTAACTGAACTGGACCGCGCGGGGGCGTACAACGctggaaggagaaaaaaaaaaaaagaaaggcgtCACATTTCGGTTCCAATTGGTAAAAGCCGAGGAATATCGCGATGACAAGCGGCAAGTCATAAAGGCCGCAACCGCTCTTCCTCTGCTCCGTTCCGGTCTCGCTGTTTTTGAGGCTTCACAAAGTTTGTCCAACTCTGTTTTCAAGTGTCTCTCACTTTATAGTATTGCACTTGTTCTGCATTCCACTCCGCCttgtctacctaggtaccttcaCGCGACCACATACCACAAACAATTACAACCAATCTATCATTTTCCCCTTTTAGACGGGACGTACGTACAAGCGGTAGTGTCACAAGCAAACCAGGCACGCGCTCCGTTATCGTCGATCAACCCAAGGTTCCAGGCCGTTGTTCGGATCAACCGGTTTTGTTTACCCAGGGTCCCAGTCAGCTACTAGTCACTAGTCTAGCCCCTGCGAAAGAACTTTCTGCTGCGCTCCTCCGCTCTCTGCGTTATCACAAGCCAATCCTTGACCACCAAAAAGTCCTATTCTTGTCGTTGGTCCAGACGATTTCTTacagtcaccaccaccaccatcaccacgccCTATTTCTAGCTGACCGCTCGCTTGCGTCACCGCAATTGTCGACATAAGGATCGTCTTTCCCGTTCTTGCGGTCTGCTTTTTGTCAGCGCGGCGCTTCCGAGTCGAATTTTTTTTCACTTATAAGAGGAATCCATCTTGACACCACCTCACGAATCCTGACCAACAAACTCAATAAAACACATCGCAAAGCTATCAAAATGAAGGTCTTTTCCAACACAGAAACCTTCAATTACTCATGGGAAGAGGTATCGACTGCCAACTGGCGGAAGTACTGCCCATGGAACGAGAAGTCGACGCACGTTGTCGCCGTCGATACCATCAGCCGCAGCGTTGACCCTGCCACCGGCATCCTGCGCACCGAGCGCCTCATCACCTGCCGTCAGGCTGCTCCAGAATGGCTCAAGAGCATGATGGGCGGCGGCATGGACGAGTCGCAGGTGTTTGAGACTTCATACGTCGaccccaagaccaagaccgtTACCATGGTCTCCACAAATATCACCTGGAGCAACTTGCTCAACGTCCAGGAGACCGTCGTCTACTCGCCCCTCTCCGATCACCAGACCAAGTTTCACCAGGAGGCCAAGATCACCGCTCTGGCTGGTGGCTGGCAGCGCATCAAGAACAGCATTGAGGACACCCTTGTCAAGAGGTTCCGGGAGAACgcggccaagggcaaggaaggATTCGAGTCCGTGCTGGCCATGAGCAGGCGCGTCTTCGctgaggaaagggaaagggagaagatgggCCTCATCAGGGAGCAAGCTGGGAACATCCGCATGGCTGCTTAAGTCTCTTTTTGCGATCCGAGGTCGCTCTGAGATGCTCGATGAATTTCTGCATCGTTGGGGCAATTGAGTGACGGCACCATCATCACACATAACGGCAGCAGCAATGCCGGTAGCGCATCATCAAATCGCCTGCTCGATCACGACGCCGAATCACGACATTTGGCGACACACACACGTGTCGCGCACCCGCGGCAAGCAAACAAGCGATTGAGCTGAAAAAAAAGCTCCGGGCAGTTCCGTGCAGCAGGCATTGTCTGTCTCCTGGCTTGGCGCGGCATTAATGATGCATtcactcacacacacacacacttctctttctttttctttgcgATTGATGGGTTTACATACAAACAAAAGCGATGTCGTACGGAGTCCGGGAGTTTAGCCAAAAAGCATAGACTTGGAGTCAACTTCATTAGACGGCGTTGTTCGGTGTTCATTATTTACTCAAGGAGGGGGAAGAAGCGATGCATCTTCATTTTATCTTGCTTTTATTCATTTCGATATCCCAAATTCAGATGTGTTTCTATAGACTTgcattttcctttcctcaTCTTTTGTGTTCATCTCTGCGTTGTCATCCCCATCATGTCAAGCAGTGTTGAGGCGGAGTTTTCGGAGTTACCCCCTTATCCCCGGTTCATTTCTAGGGTTATTCTTGGGATTGAGCATGGAGGTCAAAGGAAACTGAAAATCATCATTTATCATTCCTTGCTTCCGGGTTTCCGAAACGGTTTGAAGGATGCGAGGGGTACTGATGGCCTTGGATGCGACGACCCGAGGACACGCGCGGGGTACGAAACTCCTTGTACATATCCTAGACGGTTCAGATAAATCGGGTTGCGGCAACTGCTAAGATGGAATTGGAAAAGGAGATGATGGACAGGACAGAGAGGGATGGAAGAGGGAAACTAGAGCATTTACAATGTTTGCTAGATCTCGTCATTCACATTTCAATTTTGAGATAAGAGACATCTTACATTTCCCTTCATTCAAACACTGCGTGCTTCATTTTGGGCGCTATCCGTGACTGCCGTTCGTATTTTGAAAGCCCATCGCGATGAACTCATGCTGAAATAATGCTTGCTTGTCCAACCTCGCGCTCACACCAAACTGAACGAACTACCATCTCATGTGAACCTCCAACCAAACCAACCCAACCTACCAACGCTGCACTGCATtacatcaatcaatcaaagTAATCACCAACGCAcgtaaaaataaaagggtatCATTAATTCCACCAACCCATTCATCTCTTCCCCcattctcccctccccttccttttttctccctctcccaaTTCTTACTGCCCATTCACCCTCAACCTCTCCCCACACCTCGTCTCatacaacctca is a genomic window containing:
- a CDS encoding methionine aminopeptidase 2B, which gives rise to MAAQAAPAEELSKLSVDETKPAPAAANGNDSDAESGDEEAEEGAAAPAAGAAKKKKKRKPKKKKKAPTSQSEPPRVLVSQLFPNNQYPKGEEVEYVNDNLNRVTNEEKRHLDNLNQEFLTDYRHAAEVHRQVRQWAQKSIKPGQTLTEIAENIEDSVRALTGHSGLEEGDALIAGMGFPTGLSINHCAAHYTPNAGNKMVLQEDDVMKVDFGVHVNGRIVDSAFTVAFNPRYDPLLEAVKAATNAGIKEAGIDVRVGDIGAAIQEVMESYEVEINGQMLPVKSIRNLNGHTINHYSIHGTKSVPIVKSNDQTKMEEGDVFAIETFGSTGNGYVHEEGEVSHYAKRGDAAKVDLRLSSAKSLLNVITKNFGTLPFCRRYIDRLGQDKYLLGLNNLVSQGIVEAYPPLVDKKGSYTAQYEHTILLRPTVKEVISRGDDF
- a CDS encoding MSF1, which gives rise to MKVFSNTETFNYSWEEVSTANWRKYCPWNEKSTHVVAVDTISRSVDPATGILRTERLITCRQAAPEWLKSMMGGGMDESQVFETSYVDPKTKTVTMVSTNITWSNLLNVQETVVYSPLSDHQTKFHQEAKITALAGGWQRIKNSIEDTLVKRFRENAAKGKEGFESVLAMSRRVFAEEREREKMGLIREQAGNIRMAA